The Paraburkholderia agricolaris genome includes the window CGGCGCCATAGCTGCAAGCATGGCTCGCCGATATCCATCATCAGATGCCGTCGCACATATGCGTCGGGCTTCTGCGCATAGATGCGAAACTCCGCGCGCTGGATCGGCGCGAGCCGCACCATGTAATGATTCGGCGTCTCGACGGTGAAGTCCTGTTGCAGGTAGTCGGGAAACACCTTCGGATTGACGTAGCGATCTTCGTACTGAATCGGCTCGCCCTCCTCGCTATGCACAATGCACGAGTGAAACGCAGGGCCGCTGGCGAGGCCGAGCGCTTCGAGCGCGTGTGGATCGTCGCTGGGTTCGAGCATCAGCACACGCGCTGAATGACGATGACCGCGCGCGGCGATTTCGTCGGCAATATTGCGGATTTCCAGTACCGTCGATTCGTAGCGCTGCGGCGCGACGAACGTGCCGGAACCTTGCACGCGCGTCAGCACGCGTTCGGTGGTGAGCTCGCGCAAAGCGCGCGACACGGTCATGCGCGCGACGCCGAATTCCTTGACCAGTTCCGTTTCGGATGGAATCAAGCCGCCCGGCTTCCAGTCCCCTTCGCTAATGCGCCTGAGTACATAGCGCTTGATCTGCTCGTAGGCGGGCATCGCCTTGGCGGGTGTCTGCTGGGTACGGCCAGGCGGGTCCTGCGTCTCTGCGGTTTGCGGGTGTGTGTTTGTAATAGTGTTCACGTCGACCTCGTGGGTGGTACGCGGGTGGTACACATTTTTGGCCAGCTCACTGGCGGGTAGCCCGCTCACCGGCTCTGTCTCCGTTCATGCAATCCGTTCATGCAATCCGTTCATGCAATCTGCCAGTCCAGCCTGTCCAGTCTGTCAACTCCGGGCCCATCGATTCGGGCCCGGCAAGCGGCCCTTCAACCTGCATGGGCGGCCGCGCTGCCATCATTGGCCGCCGGATCGGCGCCGAGCCGGTCCGCGGCAGCAACACTCGTCACACTTGCCAAAGCAGCAAGACTCGCGCCGCTGGTCAAAGCATCCGGCCCGGGCCGAATATTACCCGGGTTTGGCAGCGGTGGCGGCATTCCGTCGGCGATCATGCGAAACGCAATCGCCATGTCGTCCGCGAGCGGCCGGTCGTCGCGGTAAGTCGGCACGACACGGCGTACGCGATGCCAGAGCGCATCCGTGTGCGGCGCGCGCGGCGCATCGACGCTCTGCAGATCGTAAGCCTGTGCCGCCGCCAGCAATTCGATAGCAACAATGCGCCCGGCATTGTCGAGAATCTCCAGCGCCTTGAGCGCGGCAGGCGTGGCATGGCACAGGTGGTCCTCCTGCAAACCGGACGTGATACCGCCGTCGAGACTCGCCGGCATCGCGAGGCGCCGGTTCTGCGCCACCAGCGAAGCCGCCGTGTACTGCGCGATCATGAAGCCGGAACAGGTGCCGCCCGGCTCCGCGAGAAACGCCGGCAAGCCGCTCACGAGCGGATTGACGAGGCGGTCGAGGCGCCGCTCGGCCATCGCCGCGACTTGCGCGATCGCGGTGGCAAGGCTGTCCATCGCCAGTGCGATCGACGCCCCCACCGCATGCGCCTGCGAATAGACACGTGGCGCTTCAGGCGTGCCGGCGACGATCGGGTTATCGGTAATCGATGCGAGTTCGCGATTGACCACGTCGGCGGTCGCGGTGAGCACGTCGCGCGCGGCGCCATGTACGTGCGGAATGGTCCGCATGCTCAACGGGTCTTGCGTGCGCTGGCCGATCACTGCGGCGAGAATGCCGCTGTCGGCGAGCGCGATGCGCATCCGTTCTCCAACCAGATTCAGGCCCGGCGAAATGCGCAACGCCAGCGAGTCTTCATCGAAAGCCGCGATCTGGCCGCGCAGGTTCTCGAAGCTCATCGCGGCGACCACATCGGTCCAGTCGAGCAGGCGTGCGGCACGCGCCAGCGCCAACGCGGCGAGGCCCGTCACGCACGGCGTGCCGTTGACGAGGCATAAGCCCTCTTTCGCGTCGAGCACCAGCGGTTCGAGGCCGAGTTGTTGCAAAGCATCACGCCCTTTGATGCGTTCGCCGCGATAGCGCGCATGGCCCTCGCCAATACAAACCAGCGCGATATGCGCCATATGACTCAGATAACCGACCGAGCCGAACGCCGGGACTTCCGGCAGGCAATCGGCATTGAGCAATGCGACCAGTCGATCCGCAACTTCGAGGCGAATCCCCGAATGCCCGTGCGCAAAGTTGTTGACGGCGGCCGCCATGATCGCGCGCGTCTCAGCGACACCGAGTGGCGCGCCCAC containing:
- a CDS encoding HAL/PAL/TAL family ammonia-lyase, translating into MAVIRSDRPLDWVQVAAIAAGEPLELSAEARSRIAAARVLVEQIVERGMRAYGVNTGVGALCDVIVSPSEQRTLSRNILMSHAVGVGAPLGVAETRAIMAAAVNNFAHGHSGIRLEVADRLVALLNADCLPEVPAFGSVGYLSHMAHIALVCIGEGHARYRGERIKGRDALQQLGLEPLVLDAKEGLCLVNGTPCVTGLAALALARAARLLDWTDVVAAMSFENLRGQIAAFDEDSLALRISPGLNLVGERMRIALADSGILAAVIGQRTQDPLSMRTIPHVHGAARDVLTATADVVNRELASITDNPIVAGTPEAPRVYSQAHAVGASIALAMDSLATAIAQVAAMAERRLDRLVNPLVSGLPAFLAEPGGTCSGFMIAQYTAASLVAQNRRLAMPASLDGGITSGLQEDHLCHATPAALKALEILDNAGRIVAIELLAAAQAYDLQSVDAPRAPHTDALWHRVRRVVPTYRDDRPLADDMAIAFRMIADGMPPPLPNPGNIRPGPDALTSGASLAALASVTSVAAADRLGADPAANDGSAAAHAG
- the hutC gene encoding histidine utilization repressor, with the translated sequence MPAYEQIKRYVLRRISEGDWKPGGLIPSETELVKEFGVARMTVSRALRELTTERVLTRVQGSGTFVAPQRYESTVLEIRNIADEIAARGHRHSARVLMLEPSDDPHALEALGLASGPAFHSCIVHSEEGEPIQYEDRYVNPKVFPDYLQQDFTVETPNHYMVRLAPIQRAEFRIYAQKPDAYVRRHLMMDIGEPCLQLWRRTWVGDDVATSVQLWHPASRFHLAGNV